A stretch of DNA from Pseudomonadales bacterium:
ACTTCATCAGGGGTTGCCTTAAACAGCAAGCTAAGCAGCATCGCATTGACACCCACCGACTTACCTGAACCGGTTGTTCCAGCAACTAATAAATGCGGCATTTTTGCTAAATCAGCCACCACGGGATTACCCGCGATGTCATGTCCTAAAGCCATGGTTAAGGGCGACTTGGATTCCTCAAATGCCCGCGAGCCAACGACTTGAGAAAAATATACNATCTCTCGATCTTCGTTTGGAATCTCAATGCCAATCACTGATTTACCCTGTATCACCTCTACAACCCTAACGCTGATAACCGCTAAAGAGCGCGCGATATCTTTTGCCAAATTGGAGATGGTCGAGACTTTTGTGCCAGGCGCAGGCTTAATTTCAAAACGAGTTATAACCGGCCCAGGGTAAACATCGGTTACTTCTGCAACAATCTTAAAGTCCTGCAGCTTATGCTCTAGCAATCTAGACATATGATCCAGCATTTCAGGTGAAAAGCCTTTATCACCTCGATCAGGGGCCTGCAGCAGCAAACCTAAGGTTGGTAACACTTCCCCTGTATCATCAAATAACTCAGATTGTTGTTCCTTGATGGCTTTTTTGGAGGGCTCGCTTTTCGCAGAGACTTTTGGCTCTTGAATAGTCGGCGGTATGCGTTTTTTAAGTTTATTTTTTTCTGCAGCTAAGGCTTTTTGACGTTGCTCAACCCTTGCCTGCATTTTTTCCTGCTCAAGCTTTTCTTGTTGCGTATCTTGTCGCTTTTGCGCCAAACGCTTTTTCAGCAAACGCCATTTCGCAGGCATGACCTCTAGTACCAATCGCCCAACCGCTTCAAAAGTTTGTAACCAAGAAATACCGGAAAAAATCGTAAAGCCAACCAAGAAAATCGTTAACAATGCCAGCCGACCGCCAACTAAACCGAAACTGTGCAAAAAAGCTAAGGCTAGCTTTTCTCCAATAACCCCGCCGTCACCAAATGGATAAAAGGACTGCTCTACCGGCGAATTGATGGCAGCAAGGCCCGTAATCGAGAGAATAATCAACACTACACCGATACCGTTAATAATGAACGATGGCCAATCATTATCTTCCTCGGTGTTTCGATGCATAAAATGCAATGCCACGCGGTAGATCAAGCTTAAGGGCAGACAAAATGCAGCAATGCCAATTAATGAGAAGAGAATATCCGAAAGCCAGGCACCCATGTAACCTGCGGCATTACTGACCGTATCGTTTCCGCCAATGGTTGACCAAGCTGGATCTTCGGGGTTGTAACTTAATAATGCGATAGAAAAATACAGCGCGATCGCTACCAGAATTACAAATAAACCTTCTAGCAAACGATTAAGTGATTTTTGCGAGATATCCATTGACTACGCTGATCCAACTATGGCG
This window harbors:
- a CDS encoding DNA translocase FtsK 4TM domain-containing protein, with the translated sequence MDISQKSLNRLLEGLFVILVAIALYFSIALLSYNPEDPAWSTIGGNDTVSNAAGYMGAWLSDILFSLIGIAAFCLPLSLIYRVALHFMHRNTEEDNDWPSFIINGIGVVLIILSITGLAAINSPVEQSFYPFGDGGVIGEKLALAFLHSFGLVGGRLALLTIFLVGFTIFSGISWLQTFEAVGRLVLEVMPAKWRLLKKRLAQKRQDTQQEKLEQEKMQARVEQRQKALAAEKNKLKKRIPPTIQEPKVSAKSEPSKKAIKEQQSELFDDTGEVLPTLGLLLQAPDRGDKGFSPEMLDHMSRLLEHKLQDFKIVAEVTDVYPGPVITRFEIKPAPGTKVSTISNLAKDIARSLAVISVRVVEVIQGKSVIGIEIPNEDREXVYFSQVVGSRAFEESKSPLTMALGHDIAGNPVVADLAKMPHLLVAGTTGSGKSVGVNAMLLSLLFKATPDEVRLILVDPKMLELSVYEGIPHLLTPVITDMKDAAAGLRWCVAEMERRYMLMAKLGVRNISGFNKKVNDAAKAGEPIKDPLFVPEEHFDPMQQTAEAPPLESLPYIVVVIDEFADMMMIVGKKVEELIARIAQKARAAGIHLILATQRPSVDVITGLIKANVPTRIAFQVSSKIDSRTILDQGGAEQLLGHGDMLYLPPGTSMLTRVHGAFVDDEDVHKVVASWTKNTSANYIEGLLETGNTNDIPGIASEGSGEDDAESDPLFDEAVAFVTETRKVSISSVQRKLRIGYNRAARLVESMEAAGVVTAANERGQREVIAAPPPSL